The genomic window CTTCTTGCTCTTATGATGGCTAATGCAGGCGGTGCATGGGATAATGCTAAGAAGTTTATTGAGGCAGGAAATTTAGGCGGAAAGGGCTCAGATCCTCATAAAGCAGCAGTTGTCGGTGATACAGTAGGTGACCCATTCAAGGATACATCTGGTCCATCAATGAACATTCTCATTAAGCTTATGAGTGTTGTGTCTCTTGTTATTGCTCCGCTTCTGTAAATACTAAATTATTCATAGTTAAAAAAAGGGCGTTCTTTTTGAACGCCCTTTTTTTTGTTATCTTCTTTCATTAGTTCAGACTCCGGAAATTCTATGATGGGCTATTTAAGACATTTATAGGATCCAG from bacterium includes these protein-coding regions:
- a CDS encoding sodium/proton-translocating pyrophosphatase, whose protein sequence is LLALMMANAGGAWDNAKKFIEAGNLGGKGSDPHKAAVVGDTVGDPFKDTSGPSMNILIKLMSVVSLVIAPLL